One stretch of Castor canadensis chromosome 14, mCasCan1.hap1v2, whole genome shotgun sequence DNA includes these proteins:
- the LOC141416194 gene encoding olfactory receptor 7E178-like yields MRCLSYTEAQNLTRVLEFLLLDFSDDPDLQPILFGLFLTMYLVTVLGNLLIILAVSSDSHLHTPMYFFLSNLSLTDICFSSATVPKMIVDIQTHSRVISYMGCLTQMSIVILFGCLDSLLLTVMAYDRFVAICHPLYYSVIMNRHLCSLLVLGSFFFSVLDSQIHCLMVSQLTLFMDVKIPHFFCDPSQLLNLACFVNPTNSVLIYIFGTIFGGVPVSGIVYSYVKILSSILGVPSTGGKFKAFSTCGSHLSVICLFYGTGLGMYLSSAISHSHRKGSVASMMYTMVTPMLNPFIYSLRNRDIKRAMQRFLRVA; encoded by the coding sequence ATGAGGTGTCTCAGCTACACAGAAGCACAAAATCTGACACGAGTCTTGGAATTCCTCTTGCTTGACTTCTCAGATGATCCTGACCTGCAGCCCATCCTCTTTGGACTGTTCCTGACCATGTACCTGGTCACAGTgcttgggaacctgctcatcatcctggctgTCAGCTCTGACTCAcatctccacacccccatgtatttcttcctctccaactTGTCCTTGACTGACATCTGTTTCAGCTCTGCCACAGTCCCAAAGATGATTGTTGACATTCAAACTCACAGCAGAGTCATCTCCTACATGGGCTGTCTCACACAGATGTCTATTGTCATTCTTTTTGGATGTTTGGATAGTCTGCTTctgactgtgatggcctatgaccggtttgtggccatctgtcaccctcTGTACTACTCAGTCATCATGAATCGCCACCTTTGTAGCTTACTGGTTTTGGGatcatttttcttcagtgttttggatTCCCAGATACACTGTTTGATGGTATCACAACTCACCTTGTTCATGGATGTGAAAATCcctcatttcttctgtgacccttcCCAGTTATTAAACTTAGCATGTTTTGTGAACCCCACTAATAGTGTATTAATCTATATTTTTGGAACCATCTTTGGTGGTGTTCCTGTCTCAGGGATCGTTTACTCTTATGTTAAGATTCTGTCCTCTATTCTGGGAGTTCCATCAACAGGTGGGAAATTCaaggccttctccacctgtggctctcacctgtcagttatttgtttattttatgggACAGGCCTTGGGATGTACCTCAGTTCAGCTATCTCACATTCCCACAGGAAGGGTTCGGTGGCCTCGATGATGTATACCATGGTCACCCCCATGCTcaaccccttcatctacagcctgaggaacagggACATCAAGAGGGCCATGCAGAGGTTCCTCAGAGTAGCCTGA
- the LOC109675564 gene encoding olfactory receptor 7D4-like: protein MELGNQNHTSVSEFLLLGFSQNSEDQPMLFGVFILMFVVTVLGNLLIILAISCDSHLHTPMYFFLSNLSFTDICFISTTIPKMLVNIQTHSKSITYAGCITQMYFFMVFGGMDTFLLTMMAYDRFVAICHPLHYSVIMNPQLCGLLVLVSWCLSFSYSLIQSLLMLRLSFCTNWVLQHFYCELAQALTLACSDTLVNHILLYMVTGLLGFVPFSGILFSYTRIVSSILRIPSTDGKHKAFSTCGSHLSVVSLFYGTGLGVYLSSDVSSSSQKGMMASVMYTVVTPMMNPFIYSLRNREIQRALEKLFGRILINYKIFTGRILKQNPIEQ from the exons ATGGAACTAGGAAATCAAAATCACACAAGTGTTTCAGAATTTTTACTTCTGGGATTTTCTCAAAATTCAGAAGATCAACCAATGCTGTTTGGAGTGTTCATCCTCATGTTTGTAGTCACAGTgcttgggaacctgctcatcatcctAGCCATCAGCTGTGACTCCCACCTCCACActcccatgtatttcttcctctccaacctgtccttCACTGACATCTGTTTCATCTCTACAACCATTCCAAAAATGCTGGTGAACATCCAGACACACAGTAAATCCATCACCTATGCAGGCTGCATCACCCAGAtgtattttttcatggttttcgGAGGCATGGACACATTCCTCCTCACCATGATGGCCTATGACAGGTTTGTGGCTATCTGTCACCCCCTTCACTACTCAGTTATTATGAACCCCCAACTGTGTGGCCTGCTTGTTCTTGTGTCATGGTGCCTCAGCTTCTCATATTCTCTGATCCAGAGTCTATTGATGCTGCGGTTGTCTTTCTGCACCAATTGGGTACTTCAACACTTTTACTGTGAGTTGGCTCAGGCACTCACACTAGCCTGCTCAGACACTCTGGTCAATCACATTCTACTCTATATGGTGACTGGTCTCCTTGGCTTTGTTCCCTTCTCAGGGATCCTTTTCTCCTACACCCGAATAGTCTCCTCCATCCTGAGAATCCCATCAACAGATGGAAAACATAAAGCTTTTTCTACCTGTGGTTCTCATTTATctgttgtttctttattttatggTACAGGCCTTGGTGTGTATCTCAGTTCAgatgtttcttcctcttcccagaaGGGCATGATGGCCTCAGTGATGTATACAGTGGTCACCCCTATGATGAACCCCtttatctacagcctgaggaacagggAAATTCAGAGAGCCCTAGAAAAACTTTTTGGAAGGAT ACTGataaactacaaaatatttacaGGTAGAATACTAAAGCAGAACcccattgaacaatga